The DNA segment GACGCTGCGCCTGCTCATTCTCGCCGCGTTCATCCAACTCCCGGATGATCATGCATGACTCGTTGCTGAAGTTGCCGTACGTCGACGTACCCACCGAGGTGTTTATGAGCCGCGGTTCATCCGGCATCGAGATGTCGGCGGTCTGAATGTGCATGAAGTGCGCAGCATGAAGGGCCTGCAGGGGCCAGTCAGGAGCGGACAAGGTGGCCGCTCTGCTGGTCGCGATCCGCCAATACCGCAGCGTCGATTCCTTCCAGGCGCTGAATTCGAGTCTGTCGAGTGCGGCAAGCTCTTCGTCGTTCTCTAGCGCAATGAAAGGGACTTTGAGCAGCAGCTCGCAGGATTGACCCGGTTCCAGCGATTTGGTGTACACAACCGCTTTCTTCACGGGATCCGGCTCTGCCTGCATATCCGTTACCACTTTGCCGCGGAGCACGACCTCGGAATCGAAGGGCCCTCTTAACGCACCGTTATCGAGGGCAAGCTCATCCAGCGGCGAGCGTGTCACGCCATAATCATCCTGATTGCCGCTTCTCGCGTAGTAACTGTTCGCTCGCTCGCCGTGTTGCGCATACGCGACCGGAAGTTCTGCAGTGATCGATGCCGTACCGGTGTTCTCAAGGCGGAACTTCACCATCGCAACTATGGGGTCATCACCTGCCCACTTCTCCGAATCGGCGGGAACCAAGAGCGGAACGGCCAAGGACTCCTGGTGAATCTTGAGTTCTCCCTTTCGCGCTTCGATGGAGAAGACGGGCGCAAAATCCGCGCTCGGCGCGCGCGACGTGATTTCCCATTTCTCCAGTCCAAAATAGAAATGCCCATTGCCGTGCGCTTTGTAACGCTCGGTGTCCTTCCCTTTCACGTCATTGAGATCGTTGGGACGGACCAATAGATCGCCGTTCGCCTCGACGAGGAAACGTTCCCGAGCCAAGGCGCAACCCAACGGGAAACTGATCGTGTGCGGCCTTGGTTGTCCTCCAAATGCGCCCTGATACGTTTGCTCAGGCTCTTCAAGGACCGACTCGGCAATCGTTTTGTCCCCCGCGGTGCGCTCGCGATATGCGTCAAATGGTGTTTCGTCTTCGGCGCGCGTGACATATACGCCGAAGTCCTCGGACCATATCGGCCCTTGATTCATAAGGCTCGTGAGCGAAATCGTGAAGGTGTCGTCTTCAAGTGCGAAAGTGATCAGTCCTTCATCTCCTGAGAGGTCATGCTCCGGAAGCATGTGAGACACGCGCAACGTGAACGAGCGGGGGGATGCGTCATGCAGCACGACACGGTTCCCGTCTACAGCCGCCCCTTCGCCAGCGGTGACGGACTCGATCATGGCGTTGTAGGCGGAAAGCGAAATCCCCGCTCCCTTCACCCTGGTCCCCGCGTCCAACTCAACACGGAGGTCAGTAACGGCCGGTTTCGAAACCGTATACACATGAATAGCCTTCACTTGGCCTTCATCTGCTCCCGTCACCTGGATTCCCAACGTCCGCCGGAAAGTCACATCGTAGTCGGTTGTTTTCGGAAACTCCGTTGTCAGCGGCCTAAAAGTGAACTGAAGGCGCTCCGTCGATTTCGCGGAGACTTCGACTTCGGCGGGTTTCCATTTGGTGTTAAAGCTGTCGTCTATTTTGGTCCAGCCAAATGAAAACGCGTGGTCGGGATTGTAATTCTCGATCCGGTTCTCCGGCCAATGGTTCTGCAGGTAGGCGATCGACACACCATCGGGCGCCTTGCCCGTGAACTCAACCTCCACGGACTGAACGTCCCGCGGCTCCTCGAATCGTACCTCGTTCGCGGGTGTGCGCGGAAGCGCAAAGGCGGCGATATCGAACGGTTCCGCTTGAGCCGTAGTATTCCACGCAATCCCGAGCATTGTCATCGCCAGGCCAAGCGATAAAGCGGGGCGCAGTTTTGGCGAGCACTTCATTGTCTGCATGGAAAACTGCAACGGAAACTTCTTCATCGGAGGACCCCCCGTCCCTGTTGTATAGTCCGTGTTATACCATAGTGCGTTATTTCGAACGTATGCACAGGGACCGGACGGAAGCCCATCGAAACGGGAAGCTGGTTCGCGCCCGCATTGCTCAGATGCCTCCTATCCCTATCTCGTGGTACTATTACCACGGGTTGTGCAAACTGCAGGCAGAACGATGGAATCTACTCCTATATCTCCGGAAGACGAATCGGCGGACGAGGCTCCCAACGAGACCCTGGGGGCCGACGGGCGCTTTCAGATTCTGAAAACGCTTGGCTCGGGCGCCATGGGCGAGGTGCGTCTTGCACGCGATACGCAGTTGCGTCGCCTGGTGGCTATCAAGACCGTCCGCGCCGAATTGGCCGACGACGACGCCTTCGCAAAACGAATCGAGCGCGAATGCGTTCTGCACGCCAACGTTGGGATGCACCCCAATATCGTCATGATATTCGACACCTTTCGCGAGGCAGGACGTATTCACATGGTCATGGAATACGTAGACGGCGAAACCCTCCAGTCACTGCTTGAACGGAATGCGCGGGAAGGCGTGTCGCTTACGGCTCAGCGTTCCATTCTGATCTGCTCGCAGGTACTCGACGCGTTGTCGCGGATTCACGCGCAGGGCGTTGTCCATCGCGATATCAAGCCCTCTAACATCATGATCGCTCGCGATGAATCCGGGGCTCCGATAGCCAAGCTGGCCGACTTCGGAATTGCGCGCGCAGATGCGGTCGAAGATCGACTCACAGAGATTACCGTGGCAGGATCAGGCGCTCCGGGAACTCCGTTGTACATGGCGCCGGAACAGATCGATGCCGCGACCTTCGGCCCCGTCACGCCCGCCGCCGACATCTACGCAATGGGAGCGCTGCTCTACCAGCTCTTCTCGGGTGAACCGCCTTTCCGGGGCACACTCACCGAAGTGCTGCACGCACACCTTCAACTGACGCCGCCGCCACTACGCTCTTCCCTATTAGGAGTCGTGCCTGAAGAAATGGACCGTGTGTTGCGGCGTGCGCTGGCCAAGCGCCCGGCAGACCGCTGGCCGTCCGCGCAGGCTTTTCGCACGGAATTGATGCGGTTGGAGGCGGAACTCCCACGCCCCGGCGTCGCCCTTACCGATTCCAAGTCGGCAACGGAACCCATGCCGCATCATTCGTCATCCGTTTCAACGAGCCGTTCACAAGATGAACCTACCGTGCTTTCAGGCACCGGACTGAAACGCATGCAGCAGAAGAAGACCCGCGCGGCAGTGATTGCCATAGCCGCGACCTTGCTTCTAGGTGGGGCCGGTGCAATTGCCGCATGGCAGACAATCCGCGGCAATTCGTCGGATGCTTCACCGCCTGCTGCTGCGGCCACGCCCTATCCACAGTCCCCAGTTTCTCAAGAGGCGTCACTCCCACTTGAACCTGTGCCGGCGCCGGTAGCCCAGGTATCCGTGCCAGAGACCACCCCTGAAGTGCAGTCCCCCGTCACGCCTGCCGTGGCGCCAGCCACCGAACCGGTTGTCGTGGAAGCGCCGCTCGCGATTGTCGACGAGCCGCCGCTGCCCACGGAACCTCCATCGGAGTATGTCGTACAAGCGGGACAAACGCTTTCGAAGATTGCCTCGCTGTACCAACTCGACGTGCGCGACGTGCAGTGGTGGAACGGTCTGAAAGACGCCAACAATCTCTCTGTCGGTCAGACGTTGTATTTGCATAAACCTGAAGGTCTGCCACCGCGCGACAAATTCTTCGCGGAGATCGCTCCTCCCGCTCCAACGGCTCCGGAGACCGAGACCGTCGCGACTCCGCTGGTTCCCTCAGAGACGACCCCGGAGGTGTCGGCACCGGCGGAAGAAAAGAAACCCGAGAAGCCGAAGAAACGAGGATGGTGGCCATTTTCGCGCAAGAAGCAAGGTGAATCGAACTAGGTCCTGTACAAGTTTCGGACTGACCCCAAAGTCATGTAAGATACGGCGCAAACGAACCAAGAGGGGAGTATCATGGTCGACCCAGAATTGCTGAAAATTCTCGTGTGTCCCGAGAACAAGACGCCGGTGGCGCTCGCAGACGATGCGACAATCACCGCTTTGAATGCCGCAATTGAGCAGGGCACGTTGAAGAACCGGGCCGGCGAAAAGGTCGAAGAGAAGATCGACGGCGGGCTCATTCGCGAAGACAGGGCATACCTGTACCCAATCCGCGATGACATCCCCATCATGCTGATTGACGAGTCCATCCCCCTCGAAAAATCTTAGCCCGGACTACGCCGGTTGAGGCGTAGCTCCCAATATGGGCAACAAGAGTTCCTGCATCGATAGAGCGCCGCCACGCACACGTTTCGCCCTTCTATCGGTATCACGGCAAGGCCCGCGATTCTGGCAGTTTGTTTTTGTGTTGGGGATCCTGGACGGATTTGCCGTGCGATGGGCGTTTCATTCTGCCGACCCTCCTTTGCATCGGCAAACCGGAGCTATCCTCTAAGACGAAAAGTGGGGATTCGCCTCGCGAAATGCCTTCTTGTGGGGGACATGGCAACAAGACAACTGGAACCCATGGGTCGTATGACCAGTGCATTCCCTATTGCTTGAAGGGTCGTTTCGACTCTTCGGACTGAATCCCTTCGGGTTGCGTTTTCTTGCGATGCTCAGCGGAACGCCCATTGTCGGATACACGTACGTGATGATGCGTGTCGCACGGTTCTCTGTAACGCCTATTCTGGCCTCAGCGTTTGTACTCGCGACGTCGTGGACGATGACCGGTTTCAGCAAATGCATGACCCTTGAACCTACGCTGCTTCACTTCTACGCCCTATCTCTTCTACTCGCATTTGTCGCGGAGTCCCGTTTGCGTGGCGCCTCGATGGTGTACTGGTCATCATGCGTCGCAATGGGTCTTGGCACTCTCTGCAAGACATCTGGTGTCCCCATGGCTCTGGCCTGCCTGCCGTTTCTGCTGTTTGGCGTTGTCGTGGGCAGACAGCGGATGTTGTGGCGATGGCGCATCGCAGGAACCTCCGCTTATTCCCTCGGATTTGCTATGACCGTGGCGGCCGGATTCTGGCGCTGGATACTTCCTGATCTTGATTCTTTCTACACGCTTACCGTTCGGACGGCCTTTCTCGAACGCGCGTAGAATCCCTTGTTCATGCGACTGTACAAGGCTATCTTCTGGTTGGACTCACAAGCTTTCCTTACTACCCCATTCTGGCTCTGCGCACTCGTCCTGCTATTCCCCACACTCAATTGGGCGGTCCGAACGACCTGGTCGCGTACCGCCTCCATGAGACGTTTCGCAGTCGGACTAAGTCTCAGTTCTGGTTTAATCGGACTTCTGATGATGATCAACGTGGACGTCTCCGCCCGAAGGCTCGTCTATATTTCAATTTCATTGGCGTTGCTGACCGGAGCGTTGTGGGATGCGCTGTGGCGAACTCGCGATCACATTTGGTCGAGCCGCAAGGCAATTCTCACATGGGCATTACTCGCGCATGCAATGTTCTACTTGGTCGCGGTTGGACTCTGGATGGGCCGGATTTCGCATACGGGAGAAAACGCTTCGCGTGCTCCGGGGTCGATCGTGCCGCCAGGGGCGTATGTACTTGGCGCGGATGCGGCGGCCCAAGGCTACTTCAATGAAACGCGCCCGATCTTCTGGTCGCCCAAGAATTACCTGTTCGCAAACCACGACGAATCAGCCATCCAGCGCGACTACAATCCAGAGTACATGGTCTTGAATGCGATCGATCTGCAGAAGTTGCGGCAAGGCAAGTACTCGTGCGGCCCCTTCGTGAAATCGTTTCTTGACCACGAGGTGGCCCGCCTGCCCATTTATGAGTACCACGAGTCGCTGACCTTGGGAACTGATCTGATTGTGCTTCGGCGCGCACCGTAAGTTTTCTGACTGCAGGAGAGGGTACTCAAAATTTCAGACGCATCTCTGAAGATC comes from the Candidatus Hydrogenedentota bacterium genome and includes:
- a CDS encoding protein kinase; this translates as MESTPISPEDESADEAPNETLGADGRFQILKTLGSGAMGEVRLARDTQLRRLVAIKTVRAELADDDAFAKRIERECVLHANVGMHPNIVMIFDTFREAGRIHMVMEYVDGETLQSLLERNAREGVSLTAQRSILICSQVLDALSRIHAQGVVHRDIKPSNIMIARDESGAPIAKLADFGIARADAVEDRLTEITVAGSGAPGTPLYMAPEQIDAATFGPVTPAADIYAMGALLYQLFSGEPPFRGTLTEVLHAHLQLTPPPLRSSLLGVVPEEMDRVLRRALAKRPADRWPSAQAFRTELMRLEAELPRPGVALTDSKSATEPMPHHSSSVSTSRSQDEPTVLSGTGLKRMQQKKTRAAVIAIAATLLLGGAGAIAAWQTIRGNSSDASPPAAAATPYPQSPVSQEASLPLEPVPAPVAQVSVPETTPEVQSPVTPAVAPATEPVVVEAPLAIVDEPPLPTEPPSEYVVQAGQTLSKIASLYQLDVRDVQWWNGLKDANNLSVGQTLYLHKPEGLPPRDKFFAEIAPPAPTAPETETVATPLVPSETTPEVSAPAEEKKPEKPKKRGWWPFSRKKQGESN
- a CDS encoding glycosyltransferase family 39 protein, with the translated sequence MHSLLLEGSFRLFGLNPFGLRFLAMLSGTPIVGYTYVMMRVARFSVTPILASAFVLATSWTMTGFSKCMTLEPTLLHFYALSLLLAFVAESRLRGASMVYWSSCVAMGLGTLCKTSGVPMALACLPFLLFGVVVGRQRMLWRWRIAGTSAYSLGFAMTVAAGFWRWILPDLDSFYTLTVRTAFLERA